The nucleotide sequence GTATCGGGTCGTGCAGGATGGCCACCGCGCGCTGGACCGTCGCCCGGCCCAGGCACAGCAAACCGGCTGCCATGCCCTGCGAAATTGCATCAATTGATGCAATCTGGGCCGGTCTTCCCCGCGCCAGGTTCACCAGTCGAGCCGCCGACATCGCCCGCTGCGAATCCCCCTGGTGCCGCCGAACCAGGTTGACCGAAACGATGACCCGCACCGCGTCGGCCGCCGGCTCGACTTCGGCCACCAGAGGTTCGAGCCCGGCCTCTTCACAGGCCAGCAGCCTGTTGCGACCGTCGAGGACCAGGTCGGCGCCATCATCGGCCCGCTGGAGCAACACCGGCAGGCGCTGACCGTGCGTCTGAATGTCCGCCGCCAGCGCGGTGATCTCGTCCTTGCTCAGCAGAGGAAAGACATCCGCCACTGGATGCGCCCGTACCCTGCGACCCCCGGCGAGCAGATAGGTCGTCGTCATCGTCGCCCTCCGCCACCGCTCCGTGCCGGGGGCTCGTCGGGCGCGCCGCTCAGCAGTCCATCCACGTCCCGAGAATGCGGGCCGCGCTCCCCGGCACAGTGCGGTCGGCCACCCGCTGGCCGCGCGTCCCGTGCACAGCCTCCGGTCGCGACCGCGCAGGTGCGCAACCCGATCGACAGGCCGCCACCGCGCAGCACAGTATCGGTAGTGCCTCGTCCGAATTGAACCGGCGCCCCCGCCCCGACCGCGCCCGCCACCCTGACACTAGCCACGATGCAGTACACCGCGCGAGCGCGGGCGCGACTTCGCCCACTCCTCGATCTCGTGCGCCGACCAGCGCACGGCCGACAACCCCACTCGGTACGGCAAGGGCAGTCTTCCCGCTCGCATCTCACGGTAAATCGCGGAGCGGGACAATCCGGTACGGGCCTCGACCTCGGCACGCGTCAGGAAACGGTCAGGGGGGTCGGGTCTAGGGGCCATCGGCGCGCTCCTGCCAGGTCGTTCCGAACCGCCCCGGGGACCGCGAAGCGCGATCCACCGGGGGGCGCGTCCGGGTGGCACAACAGCTCATGGCACACAGCATAGCGGTTTATGCACCGCAGCGCAATGCGGTTCTAGAAACTTCCTTTCGCGCGTGACGTTAGGGTACAATCGGACCGTGGACATCCGAGAGCGTCTCCTCGACGCCGTCCGGAAGAGCCGCCTGTCCGAGCGCAAGCTCTCGCTGCTGGCCACCGGCGCCAATGACACCATCCGCAACATTCGCAGAGGGGCGGTTCCCCGGGCAGACACAGTCGAAGCGCTCTGCGAAGTGCTCGGACTCGAACTCCAGATCGCTCCGGGACTGACCCCGCCCGCCGACCAGACCGCAGCCGTCCCGAGGCCGCCAACCGAGTTCAGCACGCAGCGCCAGTTGTCCACCTACAAGTGGACCCACCCGTCCGAGGCGGGCTATCAGCCGCACGCCTCCCACAACGCGCCGGCGCCGGTCGACCTCGTCGACGACCACGCGTTCTACGTGCAGATGCCCGATGTATCGATGGTCCCGGCTCACATCTGGAAGCACGACTACTGTCTGATCTCGCCGGTCGCGCAGCTTCAAGTAGATCAGCGGGGCTGGTTTCGCAGCGCGGCTGGGCGCGAGACGATCAGGTGGGTGATGC is from Acidobacteriota bacterium and encodes:
- a CDS encoding AlpA family phage regulatory protein, encoding MAPRPDPPDRFLTRAEVEARTGLSRSAIYREMRAGRLPLPYRVGLSAVRWSAHEIEEWAKSRPRSRGVLHRG